One region of Candidatus Omnitrophota bacterium genomic DNA includes:
- a CDS encoding biopolymer transporter ExbD, which produces MRFNFSRLKAIDSRFIEAVPLANCVLLLLVFFLLTWSYSAQTQAGIKVSLPNAVTSETAGPRAEVITITREKVLYLGSDAVSPQELASRIEALPKKDSILIKADKGTSLDRVVEVWDICRKAGIRQVNIATTQVR; this is translated from the coding sequence ATGAGGTTCAATTTCTCGCGGTTGAAAGCCATAGACAGCCGGTTCATCGAGGCGGTGCCGCTCGCCAATTGCGTATTGCTTCTTCTTGTGTTTTTCCTCCTGACATGGAGCTATTCGGCGCAGACCCAGGCGGGTATCAAGGTAAGCCTGCCGAATGCGGTTACCTCCGAGACGGCCGGGCCGAGGGCCGAGGTCATAACTATTACCAGGGAAAAGGTATTATACCTGGGGAGCGACGCGGTCTCGCCCCAGGAACTCGCCTCAAGGATAGAGGCGCTGCCCAAAAAAGATTCGATCCTGATAAAGGCCGATAAGGGCACTTCGCTGGATCGCGTAGTGGAGGTCTGGGATATATGCAGGAAAGCGGGAATACGGCAGGTCAACATAGCTACGACACAGGTGAGATAA
- a CDS encoding prepilin-type N-terminal cleavage/methylation domain-containing protein, with protein MAFQRRCHRGFTFIELIFIITLLAILAAVAVPQFRRSFDSLVLQNFVSDLTSLAMYAQAKAISGSAEASVDFDLPQKRVLTEDHLVFRDPYGVDVDQWVTGKVKSIPDSVLIDLKEGKAKIVFYPDGTSDRADFEIKGKYGGKYSVSVDPGTGYVNVKQTE; from the coding sequence ATGGCGTTTCAACGCCGCTGCCACCGAGGGTTTACGTTCATAGAATTGATATTCATTATAACGCTCCTGGCTATTCTGGCGGCAGTCGCGGTCCCGCAGTTCAGGAGATCGTTCGATTCCCTGGTCCTTCAGAATTTCGTCTCTGATCTTACTTCCCTGGCGATGTATGCCCAGGCGAAGGCGATAAGCGGTAGCGCCGAGGCGAGCGTGGATTTCGACCTGCCGCAGAAACGCGTCCTGACAGAAGACCACCTCGTATTCCGAGACCCTTACGGGGTTGACGTCGACCAGTGGGTGACCGGGAAGGTGAAGTCGATACCCGATTCCGTCCTGATTGACCTGAAGGAGGGCAAGGCCAAGATAGTCTTCTATCCGGACGGGACGTCGGACAGGGCTGATTTCGAGATCAAGGGGAAATACGGCGGGAAATATTCGGTATCGGTAGACCCGGGGACAGGCTATGTCAATGTCAAGCAGACGGAATAG
- a CDS encoding energy transducer TonB: protein MQESGNTAGQHSYDTGEITGRHIFALALAASLALHLFWLSSVRISVSAPAPMNRPGSAVSFIGSILEEGPVFPAPGQARDAADTGIVRLRDLAVSPLMAGDSAIPGGSGRLESVSDLDVLKEMEEKSPAGAALYAKQVPEKPFDEIKVAYKTYPSEIEGPARFREVIYKPELPTNLRWDESLGVDLDRLGNKFSVKLKFLVSPEGRVGAVERLSSSGHPTVDIIAMRYLKEWQFAPLKAAGPKEEQWGTVRLNFSLNKAETR from the coding sequence ATGCAGGAAAGCGGGAATACGGCAGGTCAACATAGCTACGACACAGGTGAGATAACAGGCAGGCATATCTTCGCGCTGGCGCTTGCCGCCTCGCTGGCTTTGCATTTATTTTGGCTTTCTTCGGTAAGGATATCCGTTTCGGCGCCTGCCCCGATGAACAGGCCGGGATCGGCCGTTTCTTTTATAGGTTCTATCCTGGAAGAGGGGCCGGTCTTTCCGGCGCCGGGCCAGGCCCGGGACGCCGCTGACACAGGCATCGTGCGGTTGCGGGACCTCGCGGTCAGCCCGTTGATGGCCGGGGATAGTGCGATTCCGGGCGGGAGCGGGAGACTGGAGAGCGTCTCCGATCTCGATGTGCTCAAGGAGATGGAAGAAAAGTCTCCGGCCGGCGCGGCGTTATACGCGAAACAGGTCCCTGAAAAACCCTTTGACGAGATAAAGGTCGCGTACAAGACCTACCCGTCGGAGATAGAGGGGCCGGCGAGGTTCAGGGAGGTCATTTACAAACCGGAGCTTCCAACCAACCTCCGGTGGGACGAGAGCTTGGGTGTTGATCTCGACAGGCTTGGGAACAAATTTTCTGTAAAATTGAAATTCCTGGTATCTCCGGAAGGCAGGGTCGGGGCGGTAGAGAGGTTGTCTTCGTCCGGCCATCCGACGGTGGATATAATCGCCATGCGATATCTAAAGGAATGGCAGTTCGCGCCGCTTAAGGCCGCGGGCCCCAAGGAAGAGCAATGGGGGACCGTAAGATTGAATTTTTCGCTCAATAAAGCTGAGACGAGATGA
- a CDS encoding GspE/PulE family protein: protein MAIKDGILIGEMLIIDKVITPEQLEMCLNEQKKSGKFICQIIADLGFAAEEKVLTVLSRQLGIPYVKLKERNIPKPVAEKVPARFAVHYKLMPLEEKDGILSIVVTDPLDLHTLDDIKLILGCEVRPLLGGEKDIIEAVKKYYGIGADTIESIMAETAASGGPSLAVEEAEELVEDASIIKFVNQIIQQAYHDRATDIHIEPYEDELKVRYRIDGVLYDAAIPPNIKYFQSAIISRIKIMSNLNIAEHRLPQDGRMKVKVGQEDLDLRVSILPTPYGESVGIRLLFAKMLYSLEDLGLADFDLKILNEMIKKPHGIILLTGPTGSGKTTTLYACLSKINNRELKILTIEDPIEYHLKGITQIQVHNKVELTFAKGLRSMLRHDPDVMMVGEIRDVETAEIAIRVALTGHLVFSTLHTNDAAGATTRLLDMGIEPYLVASSVECVIAQRLVRLICPKCKRPAKDAKVVLQELGMKDAPKGAEIYEGKGCEACKFTGYRGRTAIHEFLVLNEEIREMVLNHKSADQIGRKAVALGMRTLRNAGIEKILKGLTTAGEVMRVTPKEDIPNM, encoded by the coding sequence ATGGCTATTAAGGACGGCATTCTCATAGGCGAGATGCTGATAATCGATAAGGTGATCACTCCGGAACAGCTGGAGATGTGCCTTAATGAACAGAAGAAGTCCGGGAAATTTATTTGCCAGATAATCGCCGACCTCGGTTTCGCCGCCGAGGAGAAGGTCCTGACCGTCCTCTCCAGGCAGCTCGGCATACCCTACGTAAAGCTCAAGGAAAGGAATATACCCAAACCGGTAGCGGAGAAAGTCCCGGCGAGGTTCGCGGTCCATTATAAGTTGATGCCCCTGGAAGAGAAGGACGGCATCCTCTCCATAGTCGTGACCGACCCGCTCGACCTGCACACCCTCGACGACATAAAACTCATTTTAGGCTGCGAAGTCAGGCCGCTTCTCGGCGGTGAGAAGGATATCATAGAAGCTGTCAAGAAGTATTACGGCATCGGCGCCGACACGATCGAAAGCATCATGGCAGAGACCGCCGCCTCAGGCGGGCCGTCCCTTGCCGTCGAGGAGGCCGAGGAGCTTGTCGAGGACGCCTCTATAATAAAATTCGTGAACCAGATAATCCAGCAGGCCTACCACGACCGGGCGACCGACATCCATATAGAGCCTTACGAGGACGAACTGAAGGTCCGCTACAGGATAGACGGCGTTTTATACGACGCCGCGATCCCCCCGAATATCAAGTATTTCCAGTCCGCGATAATCTCCAGGATCAAGATAATGTCGAACCTCAATATCGCCGAACACCGCCTGCCCCAGGACGGCAGGATGAAGGTGAAAGTAGGCCAGGAGGACCTCGATCTGAGGGTTTCGATATTGCCGACGCCTTACGGCGAAAGCGTAGGCATAAGGCTTCTCTTCGCGAAGATGCTTTACAGCCTTGAGGACCTTGGCTTGGCCGATTTCGACCTCAAGATACTGAACGAGATGATAAAAAAGCCGCACGGCATAATACTTTTGACCGGCCCGACCGGTTCAGGGAAGACGACGACGCTTTACGCCTGCCTATCGAAGATCAATAACAGGGAACTTAAGATACTTACTATCGAAGACCCTATAGAATACCACCTTAAGGGGATCACGCAGATCCAGGTCCATAATAAGGTCGAACTGACTTTCGCCAAGGGGCTGAGGTCGATGCTCAGGCACGACCCGGACGTGATGATGGTGGGAGAGATAAGGGACGTCGAGACCGCGGAGATAGCGATAAGGGTAGCCCTCACCGGACATCTCGTCTTTTCGACCTTGCACACCAACGACGCGGCCGGCGCGACGACGCGACTCCTTGATATGGGCATCGAGCCGTATCTCGTGGCTTCGTCGGTCGAGTGCGTCATCGCCCAGAGGCTAGTCCGCCTTATCTGCCCGAAATGCAAACGGCCGGCGAAAGACGCGAAAGTGGTCCTGCAGGAGCTCGGCATGAAGGACGCGCCGAAGGGCGCCGAGATATACGAGGGGAAAGGATGCGAGGCGTGCAAATTTACCGGCTACCGCGGAAGGACCGCCATACATGAGTTCCTCGTATTGAACGAGGAGATACGCGAGATGGTGCTCAACCACAAATCGGCCGACCAGATAGGAAGAAAGGCCGTAGCCCTCGGGATGAGGACGCTGCGCAACGCGGGCATCGAGAAGATCTTAAAGGGTTTGACGACGGCCGGCGAAGTAATGAGGGTAACGCCGAAGGAAGATATCCCGAATATGTAA
- the amrB gene encoding AmmeMemoRadiSam system protein B, with protein sequence MALLSLSSPVFSKDADIQKPVVAGSFYPAESVLLAGQINKYLNDAKPEAVNGDIIALISPHAGYIYSGPVAAYGYKAISGRKYDTVVIIGISHFTLFDGVAYLEKDLYRTPLGDLPIDLEFTGRLARVEKDTLRKNPRAFEEEHSAEVEIPFLQMSLKDFKIVVLLMGRPDYATCNKLARGLVKVIKERGRKVLIVASTDLSHYLKYDDAIAKDRVTLSELLNFDAARFAESASARECELCGSGPVVTAMIAGKALGADKVQILKYANSGDTAGDKSRVVGYASAVIYKYKEEGGMLNSGQKKELLDIARKTVESSVRNGKIPEFKETDPGLLAQEGAFVTLHKKGELRGCIGNIIGTQPLWMTVRDMAVQSSSHDPRFEPVSPGELKDIKIEISVLSQPKRVQEITEIKMGTHGVIVKRGFNSGVFLPQVATETGWSRDEFLSNLCAHKAGLPADAWKDKKTELYSFTAQVFGEE encoded by the coding sequence GTGGCCTTATTGTCACTCTCCTCGCCGGTCTTCTCTAAGGATGCGGACATCCAGAAGCCGGTGGTCGCCGGCTCGTTCTATCCCGCCGAATCGGTATTGCTCGCAGGCCAGATCAATAAATATCTTAATGATGCAAAACCCGAGGCCGTCAACGGCGATATAATAGCCCTCATTTCGCCCCACGCCGGTTATATATATTCCGGCCCGGTCGCCGCTTACGGCTATAAGGCCATATCCGGAAGAAAATATGACACCGTCGTGATAATAGGGATAAGCCACTTTACCCTCTTCGACGGCGTAGCCTATCTCGAGAAGGACCTTTACCGTACGCCGCTTGGCGATCTCCCTATAGACCTTGAATTTACCGGGAGATTGGCCAGGGTTGAAAAAGATACATTGCGCAAAAATCCCCGGGCATTCGAGGAAGAACATTCGGCCGAGGTTGAGATCCCGTTCCTCCAGATGTCGTTGAAAGATTTCAAGATAGTTGTCCTGTTGATGGGGCGGCCCGATTATGCCACGTGCAACAAGCTCGCAAGAGGCCTTGTTAAGGTGATAAAGGAGAGAGGCAGGAAGGTCCTTATAGTGGCGAGCACAGACCTTTCGCATTACCTCAAATATGACGACGCTATAGCTAAGGACCGGGTCACATTATCCGAACTGCTCAATTTTGACGCGGCCCGTTTCGCCGAATCGGCATCGGCCCGCGAGTGCGAACTTTGCGGCTCAGGTCCGGTAGTAACCGCTATGATCGCGGGCAAGGCCCTCGGCGCAGATAAGGTCCAGATCCTTAAATACGCCAATTCCGGCGATACGGCCGGGGACAAAAGCCGGGTAGTCGGTTACGCCAGCGCGGTCATTTATAAATATAAAGAGGAGGGAGGCATGTTGAACTCCGGGCAAAAGAAAGAACTACTGGATATAGCGCGGAAGACCGTCGAGTCATCCGTCAGGAACGGCAAGATACCGGAATTCAAAGAGACCGATCCCGGCCTGCTCGCCCAGGAAGGGGCGTTCGTGACTTTACACAAGAAGGGTGAGCTCAGGGGGTGCATCGGCAACATAATCGGGACCCAGCCCCTTTGGATGACGGTCCGCGATATGGCGGTGCAATCCTCTTCGCACGACCCGAGATTCGAACCGGTCTCCCCCGGTGAGCTCAAGGATATAAAGATAGAGATATCGGTCCTTTCCCAGCCGAAACGCGTCCAGGAGATAACCGAGATAAAGATGGGCACACACGGTGTGATAGTAAAGCGCGGTTTTAATAGCGGCGTCTTCCTGCCGCAGGTGGCGACGGAGACAGGCTGGTCCAGGGACGAGTTCCTTTCCAACCTCTGCGCGCATAAGGCCGGACTTCCGGCAGATGCCTGGAAAGACAAGAAGACGGAATTGTATAGCTTCACCGCGCAGGTCTTCGGAGAGGAATAA
- a CDS encoding MotA/TolQ/ExbB proton channel family protein, protein MMEWIIRGGPMMVPILLCSVIAFAVFIERFIYVQRIKINTRKFMGEISYSLKRNRADEAIEMCDKSPGPLPRVLKAGILKYDRTRQEVKEAIEDAALHEIPKLEKNIGVLGTIAQISPLLGFLGTAIGLAEIFQKIQVKAAALSPVTPADISGGIWQALIAMVAGLLIAIPAVTAYNYFVNRINYIIREMEIGATDLVNILSEKKAE, encoded by the coding sequence ATGATGGAATGGATAATAAGGGGCGGCCCGATGATGGTGCCGATCCTCCTGTGTTCGGTCATCGCTTTCGCCGTTTTCATCGAGAGGTTCATCTATGTGCAGAGGATAAAGATAAATACGAGAAAATTCATGGGAGAGATCTCCTATTCTCTCAAGAGGAACCGCGCCGATGAGGCGATCGAGATGTGCGACAAGTCCCCGGGCCCTCTCCCCAGGGTCCTTAAGGCCGGCATACTGAAATACGACAGGACGAGGCAGGAGGTCAAGGAGGCGATAGAAGACGCAGCACTCCACGAGATACCTAAGCTTGAGAAGAATATCGGCGTGCTCGGCACCATCGCGCAGATAAGCCCGTTGCTGGGTTTTCTGGGGACCGCCATAGGGCTGGCGGAGATATTCCAGAAGATACAGGTCAAGGCCGCGGCTTTAAGCCCTGTTACGCCGGCGGACATATCCGGGGGAATATGGCAGGCGCTCATAGCCATGGTCGCGGGTTTACTTATTGCTATTCCGGCGGTCACGGCGTATAATTATTTTGTAAACAGGATAAATTATATAATACGCGAGATGGAGATAGGCGCGACTGACCTCGTTAACATACTCTCCGAAAAGAAGGCGGAATAG
- a CDS encoding tetratricopeptide repeat protein, which yields MTKKTFLAMLIAVFAVFPSLCRAGSAAGDAYFKGIELASQGNLEEARAEFQKSLGDDSVYPYARLEMHAIDDVLKQKAKRETAILVFQGKKLATQKKWDEAIAMYNKAIKENPNYGYAFISKGIAYMSQGNLDKAISNFSESIDVSPEYTEAYQNRGVLLEYKGQFNKAIADFDKAIAADPTSYVLYFNRGMARVYKNQCDLALPDLNKAIELKPDYAKAYINKGVALEDLKRIDEAITAYKKAIELDISQDKEIAKDAEVTIRTLEAEKKKADDSKENK from the coding sequence ATGACAAAAAAGACCTTTTTGGCAATGTTGATCGCCGTATTTGCGGTTTTTCCTTCTCTTTGCCGCGCCGGTTCGGCCGCCGGCGACGCTTATTTCAAGGGAATTGAGCTGGCGTCTCAGGGAAATCTTGAAGAAGCCAGGGCGGAATTCCAAAAATCACTGGGCGACGATTCGGTATATCCCTATGCCAGGCTGGAGATGCACGCCATCGATGACGTTTTGAAACAAAAAGCGAAGAGGGAGACGGCCATACTCGTCTTCCAGGGCAAAAAATTGGCTACGCAGAAAAAATGGGACGAAGCCATTGCGATGTATAACAAGGCCATAAAAGAGAACCCTAATTACGGGTATGCTTTCATAAGCAAGGGGATCGCTTATATGTCGCAGGGCAACCTCGACAAGGCGATATCCAATTTCTCCGAGTCGATAGACGTCAGCCCCGAATACACCGAGGCGTACCAGAACCGCGGGGTCCTTCTCGAATATAAGGGGCAGTTCAACAAGGCCATAGCGGATTTCGATAAGGCTATTGCGGCCGATCCCACTTCGTACGTCCTGTATTTCAACAGGGGAATGGCACGTGTCTACAAGAACCAGTGCGACCTTGCACTCCCGGACCTGAATAAGGCCATCGAGCTGAAGCCGGATTACGCCAAGGCGTATATAAATAAAGGGGTCGCGCTCGAGGACCTCAAGCGCATCGACGAGGCCATCACGGCTTATAAAAAAGCCATCGAGCTGGATATTTCACAGGACAAAGAGATAGCCAAAGACGCCGAGGTGACCATACGAACGCTCGAGGCCGAAAAGAAGAAAGCCGATGATAGCAAAGAAAATAAATGA
- the gspG gene encoding type II secretion system major pseudopilin GspG, whose product MRARSGFTFVEILLVVVIIGILASMVLPRFVGRSEDARRQVAMSDINTSIATALDMYELDNGQYPDKLDDLLVKPGDLKSWNGPYLKKRPVDPWGRDYVYKPSTDKKDYDLMSYGRSGVAGSDTISNKQPVSGQQ is encoded by the coding sequence ATGCGCGCGAGGAGCGGGTTCACTTTCGTAGAGATATTGCTTGTAGTGGTGATAATCGGGATCTTGGCGTCGATGGTATTGCCGAGGTTCGTCGGGAGGTCGGAGGACGCCAGGAGGCAGGTCGCCATGTCGGATATAAATACTAGTATAGCCACGGCCCTGGACATGTATGAACTTGATAACGGGCAATATCCCGATAAATTAGACGACCTGCTCGTCAAACCGGGAGACCTGAAATCGTGGAACGGCCCATATCTTAAGAAGAGGCCGGTTGACCCGTGGGGCCGCGACTACGTCTATAAGCCTAGCACCGACAAGAAAGATTACGACTTGATGAGTTACGGCAGGAGCGGCGTCGCGGGCAGCGACACCATCTCCAATAAACAACCCGTCTCCGGGCAGCAGTAG
- a CDS encoding type II secretion system F family protein codes for MARFFYRAKKGIGDVAEGYIEADTEYIAVSKLSQMGLYPLRVDRQEARGGEAGFAFMNRVGTRDMAVFTQQFSDLLGSGLTLINALGVLSDQIENKALKSALQDVIVQVKAGASLSGAFAKHPRIFSDFFVSMISAGEVGGVLEKILKRLSDHYEKEEDVKSKIQAAMAYPALVLSVGVLTVFVLLSFVIPRLTVIFSEFGQSLPLPTRILVGISDFFAQFWWLMVLAAAIIFFLVVRVNSTKQGKTQVDRFLLGLPLLGDFLKKVEVGRLCKSLATLLDNGVPILHSIEVISATATNEVLRQEFERIGKSIKDGLSFSGAIKNSPHFPAFVKNMISVGEEGGSLEVSLYRIGDSYEHYADRLIKIMTSLIEPLMILGMGAVVAFIVVAMLLPIFQLNLMVK; via the coding sequence TTGGCGAGATTTTTTTACAGGGCTAAGAAGGGGATCGGCGACGTCGCGGAAGGCTATATAGAGGCCGACACCGAATATATAGCCGTCTCCAAATTATCGCAGATGGGATTGTATCCCCTCAGGGTGGATAGGCAGGAGGCGCGCGGCGGAGAGGCAGGGTTTGCGTTCATGAACCGCGTCGGCACCAGGGATATGGCTGTTTTCACGCAGCAGTTCTCCGACCTTTTGGGTTCCGGCCTTACCCTGATAAACGCCCTCGGCGTCCTATCCGACCAGATAGAGAACAAGGCGTTAAAGTCCGCTCTGCAGGATGTGATAGTCCAAGTGAAGGCCGGCGCCTCTCTCTCAGGCGCGTTCGCCAAGCATCCCAGGATATTCTCCGATTTTTTCGTGAGCATGATAAGCGCGGGCGAGGTGGGAGGCGTGTTGGAGAAGATCCTCAAGAGGCTCTCCGACCATTACGAGAAAGAGGAGGACGTAAAGAGCAAGATCCAGGCTGCCATGGCCTATCCGGCGCTCGTCCTCTCGGTCGGTGTCTTGACGGTCTTTGTCCTCCTGTCGTTCGTCATCCCGCGGTTGACGGTGATATTTTCCGAATTCGGGCAGTCCCTTCCGCTCCCCACAAGGATACTCGTAGGGATAAGCGATTTCTTCGCTCAATTCTGGTGGCTGATGGTCCTGGCTGCCGCTATCATATTTTTCCTGGTCGTAAGGGTAAACTCCACAAAGCAGGGAAAGACACAGGTCGACAGGTTTTTACTGGGCCTGCCGCTTCTCGGGGATTTCCTCAAAAAGGTCGAGGTGGGAAGGCTCTGCAAATCGCTCGCCACTCTTCTCGATAACGGTGTCCCCATACTCCATTCTATCGAGGTAATATCCGCGACAGCGACCAACGAGGTGCTGAGGCAAGAGTTCGAGAGGATAGGGAAGTCGATAAAAGATGGCCTCTCATTCTCCGGGGCGATAAAGAACAGCCCGCACTTCCCGGCCTTCGTGAAGAACATGATATCCGTCGGGGAGGAGGGCGGCTCGCTCGAGGTTTCGCTTTACCGCATCGGGGATTCGTATGAACATTACGCCGACAGGCTTATTAAGATAATGACGTCGCTTATAGAGCCTCTTATGATACTGGGCATGGGAGCGGTCGTGGCTTTTATAGTGGTCGCGATGCTCCTGCCGATATTCCAATTGAACCTTATGGTAAAATAA
- a CDS encoding pyridoxamine 5'-phosphate oxidase family protein yields MIAKKINEILKDDDFIAVATCDLEGNPNVAPKLFLKVENDHIYMIDYVIGRTFQNLVVNPKVSLAVTDRDSLTGYQINGPVEILSTGASYDKFVDEFQKKGLSLSSRRIVEGVLRGEGHTNFEAAFPNKVVVFKVKISEVVEIRSSGELKREKL; encoded by the coding sequence ATGATAGCAAAGAAAATAAATGAGATATTAAAGGACGACGACTTCATCGCCGTTGCCACCTGCGACCTGGAGGGGAACCCGAACGTCGCCCCGAAACTTTTCCTGAAGGTCGAGAATGACCATATATACATGATAGATTATGTCATCGGAAGGACATTCCAGAATCTCGTGGTGAACCCGAAGGTATCGCTTGCCGTTACCGACAGGGACAGCCTGACAGGTTACCAGATAAACGGGCCGGTGGAAATACTCTCGACCGGCGCATCATACGATAAGTTCGTGGACGAATTCCAGAAAAAAGGGCTAAGCCTTTCATCCAGGCGTATAGTCGAGGGCGTCCTGCGGGGGGAGGGCCATACGAATTTCGAAGCGGCTTTCCCGAACAAGGTGGTCGTTTTCAAGGTAAAAATAAGCGAAGTGGTCGAGATCAGGTCAAGCGGAGAACTGAAAAGGGAAAAATTATAG
- a CDS encoding 16S rRNA (uracil(1498)-N(3))-methyltransferase produces the protein MSRFYVPPECVAGGKIIIRGDELHHARDVMRLAAGDGIAVFDGTGKEYHGVILDVDKEQMTVAVEKTVERKDEGCRLILVQALPKSDKMDLIIEKATELGAAKIIPVTTGRTVVRSDAKKENSKTERWRKIALVAAKQCGRTTIPEVMPVTGFGDALKILNDAEIKIIPCLSGNTKALKEVLGGRKVRSAAVLIGPEGDFTDKEINDAKTAGAVPVSLGPEVLRSETAAICALSVLNYELRW, from the coding sequence TTGAGCAGATTTTATGTGCCGCCGGAATGCGTGGCAGGAGGAAAGATCATTATCCGCGGCGACGAGCTCCATCACGCCAGGGATGTCATGCGCCTCGCTGCCGGAGACGGGATAGCGGTCTTTGACGGGACAGGCAAGGAATACCACGGCGTCATATTGGACGTCGATAAGGAGCAGATGACCGTCGCGGTAGAAAAGACGGTCGAAAGGAAGGACGAAGGCTGCAGGCTGATACTGGTCCAGGCGCTCCCGAAATCGGACAAGATGGACCTGATCATCGAAAAAGCGACGGAGCTGGGGGCCGCGAAGATAATTCCGGTCACGACAGGACGGACCGTTGTCCGGTCGGACGCGAAAAAGGAAAATTCTAAGACGGAACGTTGGAGGAAGATAGCCCTCGTTGCCGCCAAACAATGCGGCAGGACCACGATACCGGAGGTAATGCCGGTAACAGGGTTCGGGGATGCCTTGAAAATTTTAAACGACGCGGAGATCAAGATAATACCCTGCCTTTCCGGGAATACGAAGGCCCTAAAAGAAGTTTTGGGAGGCAGGAAGGTAAGATCGGCCGCTGTCTTGATCGGCCCGGAAGGGGATTTTACGGATAAGGAAATAAATGACGCGAAAACCGCGGGCGCCGTGCCGGTCTCGCTCGGCCCGGAGGTCCTCAGGTCAGAGACCGCGGCTATCTGCGCGCTTTCGGTCTTAAATTATGAATTGAGGTGGTAG
- a CDS encoding divalent-cation tolerance protein CutA yields MKKIAILVTAGSKKEAGLIARALVEKKLAACVNIVPSIRSIYAWKGRIEASEEYLLIAKTRENLFSRVEKAVKSLHSYECPEITALPLTKGSTGYMRWIEESTRR; encoded by the coding sequence TTGAAGAAGATAGCTATCCTGGTCACTGCCGGCTCAAAAAAAGAAGCCGGGCTGATCGCGCGTGCCCTTGTGGAGAAAAAATTGGCCGCGTGCGTCAATATTGTACCCTCTATCAGGTCGATATATGCATGGAAGGGCAGGATAGAGGCGTCTGAGGAATACCTTTTAATAGCGAAGACCAGGGAGAACCTCTTTTCCCGGGTCGAGAAGGCCGTGAAGAGTTTGCATTCATACGAATGCCCGGAGATAACGGCCCTGCCTCTTACAAAAGGAAGCACGGGTTATATGCGCTGGATAGAAGAATCGACCAGGAGATAA
- a CDS encoding winged helix-turn-helix domain-containing protein encodes MITEIGITAGEIWHYLDEHGEVSLSQLCAGIDKPRDVILMSLGWLAREGHVVLEGEKDYKIFLRR; translated from the coding sequence ATGATAACCGAAATTGGAATCACGGCCGGTGAGATATGGCATTACCTTGACGAGCACGGCGAGGTGAGCCTCTCCCAGTTATGCGCGGGGATAGATAAACCGCGCGATGTCATTCTTATGAGCCTGGGTTGGCTCGCCAGGGAAGGGCACGTGGTCCTTGAGGGCGAGAAGGACTACAAGATCTTTCTTCGCAGGTAA